From Cygnus olor isolate bCygOlo1 chromosome 7, bCygOlo1.pri.v2, whole genome shotgun sequence, a single genomic window includes:
- the INPP5F gene encoding phosphatidylinositide phosphatase SAC2, whose product MELFQAQDHYILQSGERALWCSRRDGGLQLRAATDLLLAWNPICLGLVEGVIGKVQLHTDLPWWLLLIRQKALIGKLPGDHEVYKITKIAVIPLSETEPQDLELELCKKHHFGINKPEKITQSPDDSKFLLKTLTQIKSNVSAPNKKKIKESKEKERLEKRLLEELFKMFMDSDSFYYSLTYDLTNSVQRQSVCKKTDLSLWRKVDDRFFWNKHMIEDLIVTDNTEVDFWIIPIIQGFVQIEELVVNYSESSDDEKSSPETPPQESTCVDDIHPTFLVALISRRSRHRAGMRYKRRGVDKNGNVANYVETEQLIHVHNHTLSFVQTRGSVPVFWSQVGYRYNPRPRLDKSENETVSCFRAHFEEQLKNYKKQVIINLVDQTGREKIIGDAYLKQVLLYNNANLTYVSFDFHEHCRGMKFENVQTLTDAIHDIILDMKWCWVDQAGVICKQEGIFRVNCMDCLDRTNVVQAAIARVVMEQQLKKLGVMPPEQPLPVKCNRIYQIIWANNGDAISRQYAGTAALKGDFTRTGERKLAGVMKDGVNSANRYYLNRFRDAYRQAVIDLMQGIPVTEDLYSIFTKEKEHEALHKENLRSHQELVSQLLQSYMKLLLPDDEKFHGGWALIDCDPSLIDATHKDVDVLLLLSNSAYYVAYYDDEIDKVNQYQRLSLEALEKIEIGPEPTLFGKPKFSCMRLHYKYKDTSGYFHTLRAVVRNPEEDGKDTLQCIAEMLRITKQAMGLDVPIIEKKLERRSSKPHEDIIGIRSRNRGSLAQGKNYLLSKFSSLNQKVKQTKSNVNISNLRKLGSFTKPEVKVNFLKPNLKVSLWKSDSSLETLENPAVDNKVHAESDTEISDNDSFHSDDFLTNSKSDEDNQLTDSLENIGQTDYVLPSCGIIASAPRLGSRSQSVSSTDMNISIHVPSEVRVTQASQSDCEDVPVPSADDVEMEFAKPIDVYCQRFVHDAQNKVSDVSEAEACSQEPHHVINKTSNNTRKKAESKAETIRDIPSRPSKLDVQSSEPNQLLAVEGTDLTKSHRSPGSASGILETGLHTTPSPADSSSSRAVSPFAKICSSVVQVANITQAGLTQGINFAVAKVQKSPAEPEAINEVKQKELKEMFTQCQTRIIQI is encoded by the exons ATTTGCCATGGTGGCTACTCCTAATTCGTCAGAAAGCATTGATTGGCAAACTTCCAGGGGATCATGAGGTGTACAAAATAACAAAGATCGCGGTGATTCCACTTTCTGAAACAGAACCTCAGGATCTGGAATTGGAG CTTTGTAAAAAGCATCACTTTGGGATAAACAAGCCAGAGAAGATTACACAGTCCCCAGATGACTCAAAATTTCTGCTGAAGACTCTTACTCAAATTAAATCAAATGTGTCTGCTCCAAATAAAAAGAAG attaaagaaagcaaagagaaggagaggctggagaagagacTATTGGAGGAGTTGTTCAAAATGTTCATGGATTCAGATTCTTTTTACTACAGCCTAACCTATGACCTAACAAATTCTGTGCAGAGACAGAGTGTGTGTAAGAAAACTGACTTGTCACTGTGGCGAAAA gttGATGACAGATTCTTTTGGAACAAACACATGATTGAAGATCTCATAGTCACTGAT AATACTGAAGTGGACTTCTGGATTATACCCATCATACAAGGATTTGTGCAAATTGAAGAACTTGTAGTAAACTATAGTGAGTCTTCTGATGATGAGAAGAGCAGTCCTGAAACTCCCCCTCAGGAATCAACTTGTGTAGATGACATTCATCCAACATTTCTGGTGGCACTTATTTCACGGCGGAGTCGGCACAGAGCTG GAATGCGGTATAAGCGACGAGGTGttgataaaaatggaaatgtggcAAATTACGTTGAGACAGAGCAACTGATTCACGTTCATAACCACACTCTTTCCTTTGTACAAACAAGAGGCTCTGTGCCTGTCTTCTGGAGCCAAGTTGGATATAGATACAACCCACGGCCCCGACTGGACAAGA GTGAAAATGAAACAGTGTCCTGTTTTCGTGCACATTTTgaagaacagctgaaaaattacaaaaagcag GTCATTATCAATTTGGTGGATCAGACAGGCAGAGAGAAGATTATTGGAGATGCTTACCTTAAACAAGTTCTTCTGTACAACAATGCAAATTTGACTTACGTTTCATTTGACTTTCATGAGCACTG CCGAGGAATGAAGTTTGAAAATGTTCAAACATTGACTGATGCCATTCATGATATTATTCTTGACATGAAGTGGTGTTG GGTTGATCAAGCTGGTGTGATTTGTAAACAGGAAGGAATCTTTCGAGTTAACTGCATGGACTGTCTGGATCGGACCAACGTAGTACAGGCTGCTATTGCAAGAGTGGTCATGGAACAGCAG CTCAAAAAACTGGGTGTGATGCCACCAGAACAGCCTTTGCCGGTGAAATGCAATAGAATCTACCAGATAATCTGGGCGAACAATGGAGATGCCATAAGCAGGCAGTATGCTGGCACAGCAGCCTTGAAG GGTGACTTCACAAGAACTGGTGAAAGGAAGCTGGCAGGGGTAATGAAGGATGGAGTCAATTCTGCAAACAGATATTACCTGAATCGTTTCAGGGATGCTTATAGGCAAGCAGTCATAG ATTTGATGCAAGGTATCCCTGTAACGGAGGATCTGTACTCCATCttcacaaaagagaaagagcatgAAGCCCTGCACAAGGAGAACCTGAGAAGCCACCAGGAACTGGTTAGCCAGCTGTTGCAGAGCTACATGAAACTGCTGCTACCAGATGATGAAAAATTCCACGGAGGATGGGCACTCATTGACTGTGACCCAAG TCTCATTGATGCTACTCATAAAGATGTGGATGTTCTGCTGTTACTTTCTAACTCCGCCTACTACGTTGCCTA TTATGACGATGAAATTGACAAGGTGAATCAGTACCAAAGGTTAAGCCTTGAAGctctggaaaaaatagaaatag GTCCTGAGCCTACTCTCTTTGGCAAACCCAAGTTCTCGTGCATGAGGCTGCATTACAAATACAAGGACACGAGTGGATATTTCCACACGCTTAGAGCTGTGGTACGCAACCCAGAAGAAGATGGAAAAG ACACTCTTCAGTGCATTGCAGAAATGCTGCGGATCACAAAGCAAGCAATGGGATTAGATGTGCCCATTATTGAGAAAAAGCTAGAGAG gaggaGCAGTAAACCTCATGAAGACATCATTGGCATTCGGTCTCGGAACAGAGGATCCCTGGCCCAAGGCAAGAATTATTTACTGAGCAAGTTCTCGTCTCTCAATcaaaaagtgaaacaaactAAATCCAATGTAAACATTAGCAATCTTCGGAAGTTAGGCAGCTTTACCAAACCTGAAGTAAAAgtcaattttttaaaaccaaatttgaAAGTTAGTCTTTGGAAATCAGATAGCAGCCTTGAAACTTTAGAGAACCCAGCGGTTGATAATAAAGTTCATGCTGAATCTGATACAGAAATATCAGATAATGATTCATTCCACTCAGATGATTTCCTGACCAACTCTAAATCTGATGAGGACAACCAGCTAACTGACTCTCTAGAGAACATAGGGCAGACAGATTACGTGCTGCCTAGCTGTGGTATCATTGCATCAGCTCCTCGCTTGGGTAGTCGTTCCCAGTCTGTAAGCAGCACTGACATGAACATCAGCATTCACGTTCCGTCCGAGGTCCGTGTCACTCAAGCTAGCCAGTCGGACTGTGAAGACGTACCCGTACCTTCTGCTGACGACGTGGAGATGGAGTTTGCTAAGCCTATCGATGTGTACTGCCAGAGGTTTGTACACGACGCCCAGAACAAGGTGTCGGACGTCTCGGAGGCAGAGGCTTGCTCTCAAGAGCCACATCACGTgataaataaaaccagcaatAATACGCgtaagaaagcagaaagcaaggcTGAAACCATCAGAGATATTCCTTCCAGACCATCCAAACTGGATGTACAGTCTTCTGAGCCAAATCAGCTCTTAGCTGTTGAAGGGACTGACTTGACTAAATCTCATAGAAGCCCAGGGTCTGCATCTGGTATCCTTGAGACAGGACTTCACACGACTCCGTCCCCAGCTGacagtagcagcagcagagctgtctctcCTTTTGCTAAAATTTGCAGTTCCGTGGTCCAGGTTGCTAACATCACGCAAGCAGGATTGACTCAAGGGATTAATTTTGCTGTGGCAAAGGTTCAGAAGAGCCCTGCAGAACCAGAAGCTATAAATGAAGTCAAgcaaaaagaactgaaagaaatgtttacaCAATGCCAGACACGAATAATTCAAATTTAG
- the LOC121073594 gene encoding mini-chromosome maintenance complex-binding protein, with protein MPCVADWLNNPFSIVQGIFAQNLPNSEWEKKVTDYFKEKLKENNATNWVPSLNDVPVHYLKPNSLVKFRCMVQDMFDPEFYMGVYETVDPNTNARVLHFGKYRDVAECGPQQEIDLNSAQTVTLERQTFYCVPVPGESAWVKEAYISASQARVSPSTSYTPSRHKRSYEEDEDMELHPSKQKEQHIGSGGDIHGCGEPKRLETEASAGHHLIFPNCSPPLDLNFPLPGEKGPACLVKVYESWDSFKVNDVLEVYGILSVDPVLSIVNNEERDNSTLDPMECMDTAEEQRVHSPPASLVPRIHVILAQKLQHINPLLPACLNEEESKTFVSNFMSELSPVRAELLGFLTHAFLGDSLAAEYLILHLISTVYARRDVLPLGKFTVNLSGCPRNSVFTEHIYRIIQQLVPASYRLQMTIENMNHSRFIPHKDYTANRLVSGVLQLASNTSLVVDETQLEQGQLDTTGVHNVKALGNLITWQKVDYDFSYHQMEFPCNINVLITSEGRSLLPSDCQVHLQPQIIPPNMEEYMNSLLTAVLPSVLNKFRIYLSLLRLLDYSISDEVTKAVEEDFVEMRKNDPESITADDLHRTLLVARFLSLSAGQTTLSRERWLRAKQLEALRKARLQQQKCVNGNEL; from the exons ATGCCGTGCGTGGCCGACTGGCTCAACAACCCCTTCAGCATCGTGCAGGGCATCTTCG CCCAAAATCTTCCGAATTCTGAGTGGGAAAAGAAGGTAACTGactatttcaaagagaaattaaaagaaaataatgctacTAACTGG GTTCCATCGCTGAATGATGTTCCCGTACATTACCTGAAGCCCAACAGTTTAGTGAAATTTCGCTGCATGGTTCAAGATATGTTTGATCCTGAGTTTTATATGGGAGTATACGAAACAGTTGACCCAAACACAAATGCACGT GTTTTGCATTTTGGTAAATACAGAGATGTGGCGGAATGTGGG CCTCAGCAGGAAATTGATCTGAACTCCGCGCAAACAGTCACCTTGGAGAGACAGACATTCTACTGCGTTCCAGTGCCTGGGGAATCAGCATGGGtgaaagaa GCCTATATCAGTGCAAGCCAAGCTCGAGTTAGTCCTTCAACATCCTACACACCAAGTCGCCACAAGAGGAGCTATGAGGAAGATGAGGATATGGAACTGCATCCATCAAAGCAGAAAGAGCAACATATAG GCAGTGGAGGTGATATCCATGGATGTGGGGAGCCAAAGAGATTAGAAACTGAAGCTTCTGCGGGTCATCATCTCATTTTTCCCAACTGCTCCCCTCCTCTTGACTTAAATTTTCCATTGCCAGGAGAGAAAGGACCAGCGTGCCTCGTAAAG GTGTATGAGAGCTGGGATAGTTTCAAAGTCAATGACGTTCTGGAGGTGTATGGCATTCTGTCTGTGGATCCAGTGCTGAGCATAGTGAACAATGAAGAAAG GGATAACTCCACCCTCGATCCTATGGAGTGCATGGAcacagcagaagagcagagagtACACAGTCCTCCGGCCTCCTTAGTCCCCAGAATCCACGTGATTTTGGCACAAAAATTACAACACATTAATCcattgctgcctgcctgccttaATGAAGAGGAGAGTAAAACCT TTGTTTCTAACTTCATGTCTGAGCTGTCACCAGTTAGAGCAGAGTTGCTTGGGTTCCTCACACATGCCTTCTTGGGAGACAGTTTGGCCGCCGAGTACCTTATATTGCATCTCATCTCCACAGT TTACGCAAGACGAGATGTGCTTCCTCTGGGAAAATTCACAGTCAACTTGAGCGGGTGTCCAAGGAACAGCGTCTTCACAGAGCACATATACCGCATCATCCAGCAGCTCGTTCCAGCA TCCTATCGCCTACAAATGACAATTGAAAACATGAACCATTCACGATTTATCCCACACAAAGACTACACAGCTAATCGCTTAGTCAGCGGAGTCTTGCAGCTTGCCAGCAACACTTCCCTTGTAGTAGATGAGACTCAGCTTGAGCAAGGACAGCTTGACACAACAG GTGTACATAATGTGAAAGCATTGGGTAATCTGATAACTTGGCAGAAGGTGGATTATGATTTCAGTTACCACCAGATGGAATTCCCCTGCAATATTAACGTTCTGATCACCTCAGAGGGCCGATCACTCCTACCG TCAGATTGCCAAGTCCACTTACAACCACAGATAATTCCACCAAACATGGAGGAGTACATGAACAGCCTCCTAACAGCAGTGCTCCCTTCTGTGTTGAACAAATTTCGAATCTACCTAAGTTTATTGAGGCTGCTCGACTACAGTATATCTGATGAAGTGACCAAG gCAGTAGAAGAAGACTTCGTAGAAATGCGCAAGAACGACCCTGAGAGCATAACAGCTGACGATCTGCACAGAACCCTGCTGGTAGCAAG GTTCCTGTCTCTCAGCGCAGGGCAGACAACGCTGTCAAGAGAGAGGTGGCTGAGAGCCAAACAACTGGAGGCACTACGTAAAGCCAGacttcagcagcaaaaatgtGTTAATGGGAATGAACTCTAA